Proteins from one Bacteroides mediterraneensis genomic window:
- a CDS encoding DUF4435 domain-containing protein yields the protein MGKRLTENLSSLYIGAANSLKPKRARRKIVAYVESYDDISFWRTILSEYEDNTRYFEVMLPSQTSLAKGKKTVLMNQLGKQLGENMIACVDSDYDYLLQGRTHTSQYIIESPYVMQTYAYAIENYHCYAEGLHEVCVMATLNDHKLINFVEFMKLYSQIAYPLFIWSVWFYRRHILSEFSLLDFCSYVKLDQVSTHHPERSLENMAKKVNRKLHDLEHRHPDALGEIEDMKKEFEQLGVHPDNTYMFIQGHHIMDNVVLRLLIPVCTVLRREREQQIHDLALHDMQLHNELTSYQRSQVGVEVVIHRNNFYTHSPLYQMIRRDIEKFLKIIR from the coding sequence ATGGGAAAAAGACTGACTGAGAACCTTTCTTCCCTGTACATTGGAGCGGCCAACAGCCTCAAGCCCAAACGTGCGAGAAGAAAAATCGTGGCTTATGTAGAAAGCTACGACGATATTTCTTTCTGGAGAACCATCCTCTCGGAATACGAAGACAACACCCGTTACTTCGAAGTGATGCTGCCTTCCCAGACGTCGTTGGCCAAAGGCAAGAAAACCGTACTGATGAACCAGCTCGGGAAACAACTGGGCGAGAACATGATTGCCTGTGTGGACAGCGATTACGACTATCTCCTGCAAGGACGTACCCATACTTCCCAATACATCATCGAAAGTCCCTACGTGATGCAAACCTACGCTTACGCCATCGAAAACTATCATTGCTACGCGGAAGGGCTGCACGAGGTCTGTGTCATGGCTACCCTGAACGACCACAAGCTCATCAACTTTGTGGAGTTCATGAAACTGTATTCCCAGATTGCTTATCCGCTGTTCATCTGGTCGGTGTGGTTCTACCGCCGGCACATCCTTTCCGAATTCTCCCTGCTGGATTTCTGTTCGTACGTCAAGCTGGACCAGGTCAGCACCCACCATCCGGAACGGAGCCTGGAAAACATGGCAAAAAAAGTCAACCGGAAACTGCACGACCTGGAACACCGTCACCCTGATGCCTTGGGAGAGATTGAAGACATGAAAAAAGAATTCGAACAGCTCGGTGTACATCCCGACAACACCTATATGTTCATCCAAGGCCATCACATCATGGACAACGTGGTGCTGCGCCTGTTAATCCCCGTATGCACCGTGCTGCGCCGGGAACGGGAACAGCAGATTCACGACCTGGCCCTTCACGACATGCAGCTGCACAACGAACTGACCAGCTACCAGCGGAGCCAGGTGGGTGTGGAAGTCGTCATCCACCGGAACAACTTCTATACTCACTCGCCTCTTTATCAGATGATTCGGAGAGACATCGAGAAATTCCTCAAGATTATCCGGTAA
- a CDS encoding AAA domain-containing protein: MKKENTVIQSPVLYLQHQYELLKLEYEYEKAQFKQQTELMGIGRKIKRGMCWYPLSLGRSYYNALNQLVIEVERKEDKEIEHLFEYGRPVCFFTQDLSGKLTYLNFVATVNYVEEDRMVVILPDANALLALQSKEVLGVQLYFDETSYRLMFEALKQVLSAKNNRLSELRDIFHGTQPVSTFSFQPVRFPWLNPTQEGAVNKVLHAKDVAIVHGPPGTGKTTTLVEAIYETLHRENQVLVCAQSNMAVDWISEKLVDRGVSVLRIGNPSRVNDKMLSFTYERRFEAHPDYPQLWSIRKAVRELYARSRKGTDRESIRQKINSLKDRATELEIRINEALFSEARVIACTLVGSANRLLMGQKFGTVFIDEAAQALEAACWIPLRKADRVILAGDHCQLPPTVKCPEALRAGLGHTLMQCIVKNKPEVVSLLKVQYRMNDEIMRFSSDWFYGGMLRSAPEVKYRSILDFDTPIEWVNTEGMDCNEEFVGENYGRINKPEAELSIGQLKEYITKIGRERFLEERIDVGLISPYKAQVQYLRQLVKKDAFFKPYRSLITINTVDGFQGQERDVILISLVRANEDGQIGFLNDLRRMNVAITRARMKLIILGDASTLTKHPFYKKLYEYIGSLRE, from the coding sequence ATGAAGAAAGAAAATACAGTCATCCAATCGCCGGTGTTGTACTTGCAGCATCAGTATGAGCTGTTGAAGCTGGAGTATGAATATGAGAAAGCGCAGTTCAAGCAGCAGACCGAACTGATGGGCATCGGACGGAAAATCAAGCGAGGCATGTGCTGGTATCCCTTGTCGTTGGGAAGAAGTTATTACAACGCCTTGAACCAGCTGGTCATCGAGGTGGAACGGAAAGAGGACAAGGAGATTGAGCATCTGTTCGAGTATGGGCGTCCGGTGTGTTTCTTTACGCAGGACTTGTCGGGCAAACTGACCTACCTGAACTTTGTGGCCACGGTGAATTATGTGGAGGAAGACCGCATGGTGGTGATTCTGCCGGATGCCAATGCGTTGCTGGCTTTGCAGAGCAAGGAAGTGCTGGGGGTACAGCTGTATTTCGACGAGACCAGCTACCGGCTGATGTTCGAGGCGCTCAAGCAGGTTCTCAGTGCGAAGAACAACCGTCTGTCGGAACTGAGGGATATTTTTCACGGCACACAGCCCGTGTCCACCTTCTCGTTTCAGCCGGTGCGTTTCCCGTGGTTGAATCCCACGCAGGAAGGGGCGGTCAACAAGGTGTTGCATGCCAAGGATGTGGCCATTGTACACGGCCCTCCCGGAACGGGAAAGACGACCACGTTGGTGGAAGCCATTTATGAAACCCTCCACCGGGAAAATCAGGTGCTGGTCTGCGCACAGAGCAACATGGCCGTCGACTGGATCAGTGAGAAGCTGGTCGATCGGGGCGTGAGTGTGCTGCGCATCGGAAATCCCAGCCGGGTAAACGACAAGATGCTGTCGTTCACCTATGAGCGGCGTTTTGAGGCCCATCCGGATTACCCCCAGCTGTGGAGTATCCGCAAGGCCGTGCGCGAACTGTACGCCCGCAGCCGGAAAGGGACCGACCGGGAGAGCATCCGGCAAAAAATCAATTCGCTGAAAGACCGGGCCACGGAACTGGAAATCCGCATCAACGAAGCTTTGTTCAGTGAGGCAAGGGTGATTGCCTGCACGCTGGTGGGAAGCGCCAACCGTCTGCTGATGGGGCAGAAGTTCGGAACGGTATTCATTGACGAGGCGGCACAGGCGTTGGAAGCGGCCTGCTGGATTCCGTTGCGGAAAGCCGACCGGGTGATTCTGGCCGGCGACCATTGCCAGTTGCCGCCTACGGTGAAATGTCCGGAGGCCCTGCGTGCCGGACTGGGGCATACGCTGATGCAGTGCATTGTGAAGAACAAGCCGGAGGTGGTGTCGCTGTTGAAGGTACAGTACCGTATGAACGACGAAATCATGCGCTTCTCGTCCGACTGGTTTTACGGGGGCATGCTTCGTTCGGCTCCCGAAGTGAAATACCGCAGCATCCTGGACTTCGATACTCCGATAGAGTGGGTCAATACCGAGGGGATGGATTGCAACGAGGAGTTCGTGGGCGAAAACTACGGACGCATCAATAAGCCGGAGGCGGAACTGTCCATCGGGCAGTTGAAGGAATACATCACGAAAATCGGCCGGGAGCGTTTCCTGGAAGAACGCATCGACGTGGGACTGATTTCGCCGTACAAGGCGCAGGTGCAGTACCTCCGCCAGCTGGTCAAGAAAGATGCGTTCTTCAAGCCCTACCGTTCTCTGATAACCATTAATACGGTGGATGGTTTCCAAGGGCAGGAACGCGACGTCATCCTCATCAGTCTGGTACGGGCCAACGAAGACGGACAGATTGGTTTCCTGAACGATTTGCGCCGTATGAACGTGGCCATCACGCGGGCCCGCATGAAACTCATCATTCTGGGGGATGCCTCCACGTTGACCAAACATCCCTTTTATAAGAAGCTTTACGAGTATATCGGCAGTCTGCGGGAGTGA
- a CDS encoding AAA family ATPase: MKKQAEYIKRIEIKGLWGRKNIAWDLRPDVNILSGVNGIGKSTILNNSVRRLSDLEGGALSNGVHEGVSFTFYPEDATYIHFDVIRSFDRPLLSSGLLDKIGNQNVKTELDWQLYLLQRRYLDYQVNIGNRIISLLTSGKPENQAKAADISRPKTHFQDLMDDLFSETGKKILRQNNEILFEQDGDILTPYQLSSGEKQMLVILLTVLVQDNQSCTLFMDEPEISLHVEWQQRLISLIRSLNPNVQIILTTHSPALIMNGWMDAVTEVSDITTR; encoded by the coding sequence ATGAAGAAACAAGCTGAATACATCAAGCGCATTGAGATTAAAGGCTTATGGGGCCGGAAAAACATTGCCTGGGATTTACGCCCGGACGTCAACATCCTGAGCGGAGTGAACGGTATCGGGAAAAGCACGATTCTGAACAACTCCGTACGCCGCCTGAGCGACCTGGAAGGCGGTGCCCTCAGCAACGGAGTGCATGAAGGAGTATCGTTCACCTTCTATCCGGAAGATGCCACCTACATCCACTTCGATGTGATACGCAGTTTCGACCGTCCGCTGCTCAGCTCCGGACTGCTGGATAAAATCGGAAACCAGAACGTGAAGACAGAGCTCGACTGGCAGCTTTATCTGCTCCAGCGACGCTACCTGGACTATCAGGTGAACATCGGCAACCGTATTATCTCTCTGCTGACGAGCGGAAAACCGGAGAACCAGGCGAAGGCGGCCGATATCTCCCGACCGAAGACGCATTTCCAGGACCTGATGGACGATTTGTTCAGTGAGACCGGAAAGAAAATCCTCCGCCAGAACAACGAAATCCTATTTGAACAGGACGGCGATATCCTGACGCCCTACCAGCTGTCTTCCGGCGAAAAGCAGATGCTGGTCATCCTGCTCACCGTGCTGGTGCAGGACAACCAGTCGTGTACCCTTTTCATGGACGAACCGGAAATCTCCCTTCACGTGGAATGGCAGCAGCGCCTCATTTCTCTCATCCGGAGCCTGAATCCGAACGTACAAATCATCCTGACCACCCACTCTCCAGCCCTCATCATGAACGGCTGGATGGATGCTGTGACCGAAGTGAGTGACATTACAACCCGTTAA
- a CDS encoding S1 RNA-binding domain-containing protein, with amino-acid sequence MSHIKLGKYNQLEVVKEVDFGVYLNGDEDGEILLPKRYVPEGTKPGDVLNVFIYLDMEERLVATTLQPYVQVGEFACLEVAWVNQFGAFLNWGLMKDLFVPFREQKMKMQKGKRYVVYVHLDEESYRIVASAKVEHFLSTEKPDYQPGQEVEVLVWQRTELGYKVIVENKFSGMLYHNEIFQPLEVGMRLTAFIKQVRPDGKIDLVLQKAGARKVDDFSEVLWQYIKDNDGFTPLNDKTDAEVIYHTFGVSKKTFKKAVGDLYKKRRIVLEEDGIHLA; translated from the coding sequence GGAAAATATAATCAGCTGGAAGTGGTGAAGGAAGTGGACTTCGGCGTGTACCTCAATGGAGATGAAGACGGCGAAATTCTGCTTCCGAAACGGTATGTGCCCGAAGGTACCAAACCGGGTGATGTGTTGAACGTGTTCATCTACCTCGACATGGAGGAAAGGCTGGTGGCTACCACCTTGCAGCCGTATGTGCAGGTGGGTGAGTTTGCTTGTCTGGAAGTGGCATGGGTGAACCAGTTCGGGGCTTTCTTGAACTGGGGACTGATGAAGGACTTGTTCGTACCTTTCCGCGAGCAGAAAATGAAGATGCAGAAGGGAAAGCGTTATGTGGTGTATGTACACTTGGACGAGGAAAGCTACCGTATCGTGGCTTCAGCGAAAGTGGAGCATTTCTTGTCGACCGAAAAGCCGGATTACCAGCCGGGTCAGGAAGTGGAAGTACTGGTATGGCAGCGCACGGAGCTGGGATATAAGGTGATTGTGGAAAACAAGTTCAGCGGTATGCTGTACCACAATGAGATTTTCCAGCCTTTGGAAGTCGGCATGCGGCTGACGGCGTTTATCAAGCAGGTACGTCCGGATGGAAAGATTGACCTGGTATTGCAGAAGGCTGGTGCCCGGAAGGTGGATGATTTTTCGGAGGTGCTGTGGCAATATATCAAGGACAACGACGGATTCACTCCGCTGAACGACAAGACAGATGCGGAAGTGATTTACCACACGTTTGGGGTAAGCAAGAAGACTTTCAAGAAAGCGGTCGGCGATTTGTATAAGAAACGTCGCATTGTATTGGAAGAAGACGGCATACATTTGGCTTGA